In Calonectris borealis chromosome Z, bCalBor7.hap1.2, whole genome shotgun sequence, a single genomic region encodes these proteins:
- the LYSMD3 gene encoding lysM and putative peptidoglycan-binding domain-containing protein 3: MAGRGAGCGLQPPAVAQPPASGHLYPFVSAAGAESEGPEEEGEVSELRPRGREKVRRSASRDRLDDIVLLTKDIQEGDTLNAIALQYCCSVADIKRVNNLINDQDFFALRSIKIPVKKFSVLTETHVSPKGRPVLRPAHCSPEVQETLPPDKFSANETAGNFLKEVDRDIEEIVKCNDTKRENLNEVVSALAAQQTCFETDSKTKKCKDPYYGADWGIGWWTAVVIMLIIGIVTPVFYLLYYEVLVKADVSHHSTMESSHLFVTAASHQKQTEHGINPANIINVDNQGDLQP; this comes from the exons ATGGCCGGCAGAGGCGCCGGCTGCGGCCTGCAGCCGCCGGCCGTAGCGCAGCCGCCCGCCAGCGGTCACCTGTACCCCTTCGTGAGCGCGGCGGGCGCGGAGAGCGAGGGGCCGGAGGAGGAGGGCGAGGTGTCGGAGCTGCGGCCGCGGGGCAGGGAGAAGGTCCGGAGGAGCGCGTCGAGGGACAGGCTGGATGACATTGTCCTGCTAACGAAGGATATCCAGGAAGGGGATACGCTGAACGCCATCGCGCTTCAGTATTGCTGCTCG gttgCGGATATCAAGAGAGTTAACAATCTTATCAATGATCAAGATTTTTTTGCCCTGAGGTCTATCAAAATCCCAGTGAAAAAGTTCAGTGTGTTGACCGAAACACATGTCTCTCCAAAAGGAAGACCAGTCCTTCGGCCTGCGCACTGTTCCCCAGAAGTGCAGGAAACATTACCTCCTGATAAATTCTCTGCTAATGAGACTGCTGGCAACTTCTTAAAAGAAGTGGATCGAGATATAGAAGAAATAGTGAAGTGTAATGATACAAAGAGAGAGAATCTTAATGAAGTTGTTTCTGCCTTAGCAGCCCAACAGACCTGTTTTGAAACTGATAGTAAAACTAAAAAATGCAAGGATCCTTACTATGGAGCAGATTGGGGTATAGGATGGTGGACAGCTGTAGTGATTATGTTGATTATTGGTATAGTAACTCCCGTTTTTTATCTCCTGTATTACGAAGTCCTAGTGAAAGCAGATGTCAGTCACCATTCTACAATGGAATCTTCCCATTTGTTTGTCACAGCAGCATCACAtcagaaacaaacagaacatggaataaatccagcGAATATTATAAATGTTGATAATCAAGGAGACCTTCAGCCTTAA